A window of Candidatus Pantoea floridensis contains these coding sequences:
- a CDS encoding riboflavin synthase subunit alpha, with amino-acid sequence MFTGIVQGTAEIVAIEEKELFRTHTVRLPADLLPGLALGASVAHNGCCLTVTEIKGDLVSFDLIKETLRITNLGELSAGDVVNIERAAKFSDEIGGHLMSGHIMTTAEICKIIQSENNREIWFKLQDASQIKYILHKGFVGIDGISLTVGDVTKSKFCVHLIPETLERTTLGAKRLGQKVNIEIDPHTQAIVDTVERVLAQREAALIHADSTE; translated from the coding sequence ATGTTTACTGGAATTGTGCAAGGCACGGCTGAGATTGTTGCCATTGAAGAAAAAGAGCTGTTTCGCACTCATACTGTACGTTTACCCGCAGATCTCTTGCCGGGTCTGGCGCTGGGCGCATCAGTGGCGCATAACGGCTGCTGCCTGACCGTGACAGAGATTAAGGGCGATCTTGTTAGCTTTGATTTGATCAAAGAAACACTGCGCATCACCAACCTTGGCGAATTAAGCGCCGGTGATGTGGTGAATATTGAACGTGCGGCGAAGTTCAGTGATGAAATTGGCGGCCATTTAATGTCCGGTCATATTATGACCACGGCGGAGATCTGCAAAATAATCCAGTCAGAAAATAATCGCGAAATCTGGTTTAAATTGCAGGACGCCAGCCAGATAAAATATATTCTGCATAAAGGTTTTGTGGGAATAGACGGAATAAGTCTGACGGTAGGCGATGTCACTAAAAGCAAGTTTTGTGTCCACCTCATCCCAGAAACATTAGAGCGTACCACCCTGGGCGCCAAGAGATTGGGTCAAAAGGTCAACATTGAGATCGATCCCCATACCCAGGCGATTGTGGATACCGTTGAACGCGTACTGGCTCAGCGAGAAGCGGCCTTAATTCACGCGGATAGCACAGAATAA
- a CDS encoding MATE family efflux transporter — protein sequence MQKYFTEARQLLALAIPVILAQVAQTAMGFVDTVMAGAVSATDMAAVAVGTSIWLPAILFGHGLLLALTPTVAQLNGSGRRERIAEQVRQGYWMAIGVALLIMVVLWNAGYFINTMHDIDPALAAKAEGYLHALLWGAPGYLLFQVMRNQCEGLSKTKPAMLLGFLGLMVNIPLNYVFIYGHFGMPALGGVGCGVATASVYWVMFLVMRFWVKRMASMRDIRMNARWSAPSRAILSRLFTLGLPVALALFFEVTLFAVVALLVSPLGIVKVAGHQIALNFSSLMFVLPLSLGVATTIRVGYRLGQGSTEQARVAAWTGQGVGISMAVLTATFTVIFRHDIAALYTANPEVITLAAQLMLLAALYQFSDSIQVIGSGILRGYKDTRSIFFITFIAYWVLGLPVGYVLAMTDWVLPKLGPAGFWCGFIVGLTSAAVMMIWRIRRLQRLPAQVILARAAR from the coding sequence GTGCAGAAGTATTTTACAGAAGCGCGTCAATTGCTGGCCCTTGCGATCCCGGTCATCCTTGCTCAGGTGGCTCAGACTGCAATGGGATTTGTAGATACTGTTATGGCCGGTGCGGTAAGCGCCACGGATATGGCCGCCGTTGCTGTCGGCACCTCTATCTGGCTTCCCGCCATTCTGTTTGGCCATGGTCTACTGCTGGCTTTGACGCCCACCGTTGCGCAACTCAACGGTTCAGGACGACGTGAACGCATCGCGGAACAAGTGCGTCAGGGATATTGGATGGCGATCGGCGTCGCACTATTAATTATGGTGGTGCTGTGGAACGCCGGCTACTTCATTAACACCATGCATGATATTGATCCTGCGTTGGCCGCGAAAGCCGAAGGGTATCTGCATGCATTGCTGTGGGGAGCGCCCGGTTATCTCCTCTTCCAGGTAATGCGTAACCAGTGTGAAGGCTTGTCGAAAACCAAGCCTGCGATGCTGCTCGGCTTCCTCGGATTAATGGTGAACATTCCTCTCAACTATGTATTCATCTATGGTCACTTTGGCATGCCGGCATTGGGCGGGGTTGGCTGCGGTGTTGCAACGGCTTCGGTCTATTGGGTAATGTTCCTGGTGATGCGCTTTTGGGTGAAACGCATGGCGAGTATGCGCGATATCCGTATGAACGCACGCTGGTCTGCGCCTTCAAGAGCTATCCTGTCTCGCCTGTTCACGCTGGGCTTGCCGGTGGCTTTAGCGCTGTTCTTTGAAGTGACCTTGTTTGCCGTCGTCGCTCTGCTGGTGTCACCGCTCGGTATTGTCAAAGTCGCGGGTCATCAAATTGCGCTTAACTTCAGCTCGCTGATGTTTGTCTTGCCGCTGTCGCTGGGTGTGGCAACGACCATTCGTGTTGGCTATCGGTTGGGGCAAGGATCGACCGAACAGGCGCGGGTCGCCGCATGGACTGGACAGGGTGTAGGCATCAGTATGGCGGTGCTCACGGCAACGTTTACCGTGATCTTCCGACATGATATCGCTGCGCTGTATACCGCGAATCCGGAAGTGATTACCCTTGCCGCGCAGCTGATGCTGCTGGCGGCTCTCTATCAGTTCTCCGACTCGATTCAGGTGATTGGCAGCGGCATACTGCGTGGTTACAAAGACACCCGTTCCATCTTCTTCATCACCTTTATTGCTTACTGGGTGCTGGGTTTGCCCGTGGGTTATGTGCTGGCGATGACAGATTGGGTATTACCGAAGCTCGGTCCTGCCGGATTCTGGTGCGGCTTTATTGTCGGACTCACCTCGGCAGCCGTAATGATGATTTGGCGTATACGTCGTTTACAGCGCTTGCCCGCGCAGGTCATTCTGGCACGTGCTGCGCGCTAA